TCTGGTTTCGGCCCTGGACGCTCTCATTTCCCAGACGCGCCACAAACCGTTTAAAAAAATCATGGTCCAGATCAAGGATTCAATCGTGGAGGGCAACAGCTTTGCCGGCGCTCTGTCGAAATTTCCTCATGTCTTTTCCGGGCTCTACACCAACATGGTGCGGGCCGGAGAAACATCGGGGACCCTGGAGATCGTCCTGGATCAGCTGGCGGACATAACGGAGAAACAGCAGGCGCTCAAGAGCAAAATCCGGACTGCTCTTGCCTATCCGGTGCTCATGCTGTGCATCGGGATCATCGTGCTTTTCCTTCTGCTGACGTTTATCGTACCGACCATAACGTCCATTTTTACGGACATGAATCAGGTGTTGCCGGCCCCCACCAGGGTGTTGATCGTTGTCAGCGCTTTCTTAAAAAAATTCTGGTGGCTGGTCCTGATCGCCTGCGGGCTGGTCGCCTTCGGTATCAGGAGTGCCAGGAAAACAAGCAGGGGGCGCTACGTCTTCGACAAGACGGTGTTGCGCCTGCCCCTGTTTGGGCCGGTGTCGCGGAAATTGTCGGTGGCAAGATTCTCCCGGACCCTTTCCTCTTTGCTGAGAAACGGCGTCACCATGCTGGCATCCATGGAAATCGTAAAAAATATCACCGGCAACAGCTTGATATCCAGGGCCATCGAAGATGCCACCGAGGATATAAGCAAAGGGCAGGGGCTGGGTATTTCTCTGAACCGATCGGAGGTGTTCCCCGATCTTGCCATTCAGATGATCCAGGTGGGTGAGCAGAGCGGAGAACTGGAGGCGATGCTGGATAAAATGTCCACGGTATACGAAAACGAGGCCGAAGCCAGCATCCTCAGCATGACTTCCCTGCTGGAACCTCTCATGATTTTAGGCATGGGGGTGATCATGGGGTTTATCGTTCTGTCCATCTGTCTTCCGATATTCGAAATGAATCAGCTGGTCGGATAAATGCGCGTGCCACGCATTTATTGAAGCTAGGAAATGCCTTTATACCATATGGAGGATTAATGAATTCAACAATAAATCATAGGGTTAGCAGCAACCTCGGTTTTACGCTAATCGAATTGATGGTGGTGATCGTCATTCT
This region of Deltaproteobacteria bacterium genomic DNA includes:
- the gspF gene encoding type II secretion system inner membrane protein GspF, which gives rise to MPVYEYTALDSKGKSVTGIIDADSATAARQKLRTSKTFPTAIKESADTGARVEKERPAVFSLFSRVKQSDLSMMTRQMATLLGAGFPLVSALDALISQTRHKPFKKIMVQIKDSIVEGNSFAGALSKFPHVFSGLYTNMVRAGETSGTLEIVLDQLADITEKQQALKSKIRTALAYPVLMLCIGIIVLFLLLTFIVPTITSIFTDMNQVLPAPTRVLIVVSAFLKKFWWLVLIACGLVAFGIRSARKTSRGRYVFDKTVLRLPLFGPVSRKLSVARFSRTLSSLLRNGVTMLASMEIVKNITGNSLISRAIEDATEDISKGQGLGISLNRSEVFPDLAIQMIQVGEQSGELEAMLDKMSTVYENEAEASILSMTSLLEPLMILGMGVIMGFIVLSICLPIFEMNQLVG